From a single Arthrobacter sp. SLBN-112 genomic region:
- a CDS encoding TspO/MBR family protein — MRPDREETTTRTGSGRQPYSAGIQVAALIGFLVASLLVAALGGLASAANVSGWYATADKAPWSPPNGVFGPVWTILYTAMAVAAWLVWRKRTNRTRPAMAAYAIQLVLNLAWTPAFFALYPALGTPALWLGLIIILALIAAVAVTVLFFGPISRTAGLLLLPYVSWLVFAASLNWWAAVHN; from the coding sequence ATGAGGCCGGATAGGGAAGAAACCACAACTCGCACGGGAAGCGGCAGGCAGCCCTACAGCGCCGGGATTCAGGTGGCCGCGCTCATCGGCTTCCTGGTGGCGTCCCTGTTGGTGGCGGCGCTTGGGGGCCTTGCTTCTGCGGCCAATGTCTCGGGCTGGTACGCCACCGCGGACAAGGCACCCTGGTCCCCTCCCAACGGCGTGTTTGGCCCCGTCTGGACCATCCTCTATACGGCAATGGCTGTGGCCGCCTGGCTGGTATGGCGCAAGCGGACCAACAGGACACGGCCGGCGATGGCCGCCTACGCCATCCAGCTGGTCCTCAATCTCGCCTGGACCCCGGCGTTCTTTGCCCTCTACCCTGCCCTCGGCACGCCGGCATTGTGGCTTGGGCTGATCATCATCCTTGCCCTGATTGCCGCCGTCGCGGTAACGGTCCTGTTTTTCGGCCCCATCAGCCGGACGGCCGGCCTGCTTCTGCTGCCCTACGTTTCATGGCTGGTGTTCGCTGCCAGCCTGAACTGGTGGGCGGCAGTGCACAACTAG
- a CDS encoding lipid II:glycine glycyltransferase FemX, with protein sequence MSARIQKYRNRAQTRLDKAPLRQLNARFATAEEIENWDKHVTANPNGGNMLQSAAYASVKNGSGWKVRFLVLEGDGNASYNLVLEKSFPVLGRLWYVIKGPDLAAAADLGAALEACASFVRSSKLNVFTIKVEPDIVDSDEAQKELREAGLVKAPNIQSNDSTALLDISGSEEEVFKAISSRARNAVRRAEREGCQVVRQEHGPETYRALYDLMANTVNAKGSMPLRSYEYYARFWDEFCSRGQGNFFFTYEDGKPSVGAFVINYGAKATYKDGGSTQNRKQYGDSHLVQWAAIRRMQELGCTEYDFCGTPPAARIKDKTHNLYGMGMFKTSFTKTVTDFVGCHDYVLSPLRHRLWVKGGEKVFRRIETARTGRQFY encoded by the coding sequence ATGTCCGCACGCATCCAGAAGTACAGAAACCGCGCACAGACCCGATTGGACAAGGCCCCCTTGCGACAACTCAACGCACGTTTTGCCACCGCCGAGGAAATCGAAAACTGGGACAAGCACGTCACGGCCAACCCGAACGGCGGCAATATGCTGCAGTCCGCAGCCTATGCATCGGTCAAGAATGGAAGTGGCTGGAAGGTCCGGTTCCTGGTGCTGGAAGGCGACGGAAACGCCAGCTACAACCTGGTGCTGGAGAAGAGCTTCCCCGTTCTGGGACGGTTGTGGTACGTGATCAAGGGTCCTGACCTGGCGGCTGCAGCGGACCTTGGAGCCGCCCTTGAAGCCTGTGCATCCTTTGTCCGCAGCAGCAAGCTGAACGTCTTCACCATCAAAGTGGAGCCGGACATTGTCGATTCCGACGAGGCACAGAAAGAACTGCGCGAAGCCGGCTTGGTCAAGGCACCCAATATCCAGTCCAACGACTCCACCGCCCTGCTGGACATCTCGGGCTCGGAGGAGGAAGTCTTCAAAGCCATCTCCTCGCGCGCCCGCAACGCCGTCCGGCGCGCCGAGCGCGAGGGCTGCCAGGTGGTCCGGCAGGAACACGGACCTGAAACCTACCGCGCCCTGTACGACCTGATGGCCAACACCGTCAACGCCAAGGGATCCATGCCCCTGCGCAGCTACGAATACTACGCACGGTTCTGGGACGAGTTCTGCAGCCGGGGCCAGGGGAATTTCTTCTTCACCTACGAGGACGGAAAGCCCAGCGTTGGCGCGTTCGTCATCAACTACGGTGCCAAGGCGACCTACAAGGACGGCGGTTCCACCCAGAACCGCAAGCAGTACGGGGACTCGCACCTGGTGCAGTGGGCAGCCATCCGGCGGATGCAGGAACTCGGCTGCACGGAATACGACTTCTGCGGAACCCCGCCGGCTGCGCGGATAAAGGACAAGACCCACAACCTCTACGGAATGGGCATGTTCAAGACCAGCTTCACCAAGACAGTCACCGACTTCGTGGGCTGCCACGACTACGTCCTGTCCCCGCTGCGGCACCGGCTCTGGGTCAAGGGCGGCGAAAAGGTCTTCCGCCGCATCGAAACCGCACGGACCGGCCGGCAGTTCTACTGA
- a CDS encoding peptidoglycan bridge formation glycyltransferase FemA/FemB family protein yields the protein MNPVSAATGLEYANLSDADFEAFALKHPQNSFLQSIDFARFQRSRGQQVELFGVRRNGELVAAGKLNYTTTRLGYTVCECAKGPLMDYTDRNLVGDVVELLRKHAAGRKAAELRISPNVRYIARDADGAEHPDIEDNRPLVADLERLGFRHQGLDMNFVNVNWMFIKNLVGIQDAEELIMSTSYRTRKAIRKAEKNGVFLEQATLETLDDFYGALSRAGDEKGFVYREREYYEHLLRTTSAEFTKLMMAKIDIPAYRKSITERLAIESAAAADLRREVEETGSKKKANRLKVVQDLVDSYERSLKDIERFPDSVGTATVAAIHFVCYGDEVVCVIGGTVQDYIYFNGATSLYWGMMLHALEKGYPRYNFYGTFGISGQDEEGHGGYEFKKGFGGEVVQLVGDFVLPVRPAVFHANRLARSAAAAARTLLGKLPLKRAA from the coding sequence TTGAATCCAGTTTCCGCCGCTACCGGGCTTGAGTACGCCAACCTCAGCGACGCCGACTTTGAGGCCTTCGCCCTGAAGCACCCGCAGAACAGCTTCCTTCAGTCCATCGATTTTGCCCGTTTCCAGCGCTCCCGCGGCCAGCAGGTGGAACTCTTCGGCGTCCGTCGCAACGGTGAACTGGTGGCAGCAGGAAAGCTGAACTACACCACCACCCGCCTTGGCTACACCGTCTGCGAATGCGCCAAGGGCCCCCTCATGGACTACACGGACCGGAACCTGGTGGGTGACGTCGTCGAACTTCTCCGCAAACACGCGGCAGGCCGCAAGGCCGCCGAACTGCGGATCTCGCCGAACGTCCGCTACATAGCCCGCGACGCCGACGGCGCCGAGCACCCCGACATCGAGGACAACCGGCCGCTGGTGGCCGACCTGGAACGGCTGGGATTCCGGCACCAGGGCCTGGACATGAACTTCGTCAACGTCAACTGGATGTTCATCAAGAACCTGGTGGGCATCCAGGATGCCGAAGAACTGATCATGAGCACCAGCTACCGGACCCGCAAAGCGATCCGCAAGGCGGAAAAGAACGGCGTCTTCCTGGAACAGGCCACCCTGGAAACCCTGGACGATTTCTACGGCGCCCTGAGCCGGGCCGGAGACGAAAAAGGATTCGTCTACCGTGAACGCGAATACTACGAACACCTGCTCCGCACCACCTCTGCGGAATTCACCAAGCTGATGATGGCCAAGATCGACATCCCGGCCTACCGGAAATCCATCACTGAGCGCCTGGCCATCGAGTCCGCCGCCGCAGCGGATCTCCGCCGTGAAGTGGAGGAGACCGGCAGCAAGAAGAAAGCCAACCGCCTCAAAGTGGTCCAGGACCTGGTGGACAGCTACGAGCGCAGCCTGAAGGACATCGAAAGGTTCCCCGATTCCGTGGGGACCGCCACCGTGGCAGCCATCCACTTCGTCTGTTACGGGGACGAGGTGGTGTGTGTCATCGGCGGCACCGTCCAGGACTACATCTACTTCAACGGCGCCACCTCCCTGTACTGGGGAATGATGCTGCATGCGCTCGAGAAGGGATACCCCAGGTACAACTTCTACGGCACCTTCGGCATCTCCGGCCAGGACGAGGAAGGCCACGGCGGCTACGAATTCAAGAAGGGATTCGGCGGGGAAGTGGTCCAGCTGGTGGGCGACTTCGTCCTGCCGGTGCGGCCCGCCGTCTTCCATGCCAACCGCCTTGCCAGGTCCGCTGCGGCGGCTGCCCGCACGCTGCTGGGCAAGCTGCCCCTGAAGCGTGCAGCCTGA
- a CDS encoding threonine/serine ThrE exporter family protein, translating into MTDRPARPGHRPKTDGLPKTEPLTPAQLRQDAAAKRMLRRLVQGENPPTAPLSIVDRLAGSPYANPTIQVGGVDTSARKTLDFALHLAETMFRYGAGALEVETSIIAVTAALGLKNIEVDITNQSVGINYAPKDQTPIALLRVVRSWTNNYAGLAKVHQLVTDIVAGGVGRDEAIRRLNEAITSPKPYPRWMVTVAFGIFAAVFVGVLGGGPVSSAVAFAANIGISLLARQLGRWRVPDFFITASCSFVVTMLALLLWQFGLTASPSIVVVGGILLLLPTGRLVSSVQDAINGFPVTAAGRFLSTLLTFGAIVAGIAVAFVVGELTGLQRIDVTQTFPPAYDLWVLIIFVAAAVIAIGITEQTTWKLLLPTAGVGVAGYLVLLGCGLLGIGDRFAPAMAAVVIGLLARVVALRMGAPQLVVAVPAALILLPGLTIFRSMYVLTVEESEILAGAGGMLSAGAIVLGTAGGIVLGDVLARPLTRSLASNERRRARRR; encoded by the coding sequence ATGACTGACCGGCCCGCACGGCCAGGGCACAGGCCGAAGACTGACGGCCTGCCCAAGACTGAACCGCTGACCCCTGCGCAGCTTCGACAGGATGCTGCCGCCAAGAGGATGCTGCGCCGCCTGGTGCAGGGGGAGAACCCGCCAACGGCACCGTTGAGCATCGTGGACCGGCTGGCGGGCAGCCCGTACGCCAACCCCACGATCCAGGTGGGCGGCGTGGACACGTCCGCCCGGAAGACCCTGGACTTTGCCCTGCACCTGGCCGAGACCATGTTCCGGTACGGTGCGGGCGCCCTGGAGGTGGAAACCAGCATCATCGCCGTCACCGCGGCACTGGGGCTGAAGAACATCGAAGTGGACATCACCAACCAGTCGGTGGGCATCAATTACGCGCCCAAGGACCAGACGCCCATCGCCTTGCTGCGTGTGGTGCGGTCCTGGACCAACAACTATGCGGGCCTGGCCAAGGTGCACCAGCTGGTCACGGACATCGTGGCCGGCGGCGTGGGCCGTGACGAAGCGATCCGCCGGCTCAACGAGGCCATCACCAGCCCCAAACCGTACCCGCGCTGGATGGTCACGGTGGCGTTCGGCATCTTCGCCGCCGTCTTCGTCGGCGTGCTGGGCGGCGGTCCCGTCTCCTCGGCAGTGGCGTTCGCGGCCAATATCGGCATCAGCCTGCTGGCCCGGCAACTCGGGCGCTGGCGGGTGCCGGACTTCTTCATCACCGCCAGTTGCTCCTTCGTGGTCACCATGCTGGCGCTGCTGCTGTGGCAGTTCGGGCTCACCGCGTCGCCGTCCATCGTGGTGGTGGGCGGCATCCTGCTGCTCCTGCCCACCGGCCGCCTGGTGTCCTCGGTGCAGGACGCCATCAACGGCTTCCCGGTGACGGCGGCCGGACGGTTCCTGTCCACCCTGCTGACGTTCGGCGCGATCGTTGCAGGAATTGCTGTGGCCTTCGTGGTGGGGGAGCTGACCGGGCTGCAGCGCATCGACGTCACGCAGACCTTCCCGCCCGCCTACGATCTGTGGGTCCTCATCATCTTCGTGGCCGCCGCCGTGATCGCCATCGGCATCACGGAACAGACCACCTGGAAGCTCCTGCTCCCCACGGCAGGCGTCGGCGTGGCGGGCTACCTTGTGCTGCTCGGCTGCGGCCTGCTCGGCATCGGCGACCGTTTCGCCCCCGCCATGGCCGCCGTCGTCATTGGCCTGCTGGCCAGGGTGGTGGCGCTGCGCATGGGGGCGCCCCAGCTGGTGGTGGCAGTCCCCGCAGCCCTTATCCTGCTGCCGGGCCTCACAATATTCCGGTCCATGTATGTCTTGACCGTCGAGGAGTCCGAAATCCTGGCCGGCGCGGGAGGAATGCTCAGTGCCGGGGCCATCGTGCTGGGAACGGCCGGCGGGATCGTCCTGGGCGACGTGCTGGCCCGTCCGCTGACCCGCAGCCTGGCGAGCAATGAGCGGCGCCGGGCCCGCCGCCGTTAG
- a CDS encoding siderophore-interacting protein, with the protein MSTVPAATSATKKSRPQVNLTVLRKEQLSPHMVRIVAGGEGFSDFTNNGFVDRYVKIVFPQPGVDYPSPLDLWAVRETMPREQWPFTRTYTLRWVDPEARELAIDFVVHGDEGLAGPWAAAAQSGETLTFTGPGGAYNPNPDADWYLFAGDEAALPAIAACIEALPADATGLAFLEVGSEADIQPISAPAGLDITWLARNGAPAGSSDLLVKAVAEAEWPGGTVDVFAHGERGYMKSLREVFFKQRGLERRQVSLSGYWAQGRVEDVFQAEKKLPVGQI; encoded by the coding sequence ATGAGCACCGTCCCTGCCGCCACCAGCGCCACGAAGAAGAGCCGCCCCCAGGTCAACCTGACCGTGCTGCGCAAGGAACAACTGTCCCCGCACATGGTCCGGATCGTGGCCGGCGGAGAGGGCTTCAGCGACTTCACCAACAACGGCTTCGTGGACAGGTACGTGAAAATCGTCTTCCCCCAGCCCGGCGTGGATTACCCCTCCCCGCTGGACCTGTGGGCTGTCCGGGAAACGATGCCGCGCGAACAGTGGCCGTTCACCCGCACCTACACGCTGCGGTGGGTTGATCCGGAGGCCCGGGAGCTTGCCATTGACTTTGTAGTCCATGGGGACGAAGGCCTGGCGGGTCCCTGGGCGGCCGCGGCCCAGTCTGGCGAGACCCTCACATTCACGGGCCCCGGCGGCGCCTACAACCCCAACCCTGACGCCGACTGGTACCTGTTCGCCGGAGATGAAGCGGCGCTGCCGGCCATCGCCGCATGCATCGAGGCGCTGCCGGCAGACGCAACGGGCCTTGCCTTCCTTGAGGTTGGTTCCGAGGCCGACATCCAGCCCATCTCCGCTCCCGCCGGGCTGGACATCACCTGGCTGGCCCGCAACGGCGCTCCGGCAGGTTCCAGCGACCTGCTGGTCAAGGCAGTGGCGGAGGCCGAGTGGCCCGGCGGCACTGTGGATGTGTTTGCGCATGGCGAACGCGGCTACATGAAGTCCCTCCGCGAGGTCTTCTTCAAGCAGCGCGGCCTGGAGCGCCGGCAGGTGTCCCTCTCCGGGTACTGGGCGCAGGGCCGGGTGGAGGATGTATTCCAGGCCGAGAAGAAGCTCCCCGTCGGCCAGATCTAG
- a CDS encoding uracil-DNA glycosylase, which produces MFESDALFELEQDPADGTRFADLAALPLAELMAPDWAAALQGVEGKLRSVLAFLAAEEAAGHQLLPPPSNVLRAFRQPLDGVKVLIVGQDPYPTPGHAVGLSFSVDPRTRPLPRSLVNIYRELESDLGVPPRAHGDLSAWTEQGVLLLNRVLTVRAGSAGSHRGKGWEEITTAAVTALANRRAADGSRKPLVAVLWGKEAEGVRPLLAGAPAVSSPHPSPLSASRGFFGSRPFSRVNQLLYEQGAPAVTWELPPSP; this is translated from the coding sequence ATGTTTGAATCAGACGCACTCTTCGAGCTGGAGCAGGACCCGGCGGACGGAACCCGCTTCGCCGACCTGGCTGCCCTGCCTCTGGCAGAGCTGATGGCTCCTGACTGGGCAGCGGCCCTGCAGGGCGTGGAGGGCAAGCTCCGGTCGGTCCTGGCCTTCCTTGCCGCCGAAGAGGCGGCCGGGCACCAACTCCTGCCGCCGCCGTCGAACGTCCTGCGCGCCTTCCGCCAGCCGTTGGACGGGGTCAAGGTCCTCATTGTGGGGCAGGACCCCTACCCCACCCCGGGGCACGCCGTGGGTCTGTCGTTTTCCGTCGACCCGCGCACGCGCCCCCTCCCCCGCAGCCTGGTAAACATCTACCGCGAACTCGAATCTGACCTGGGAGTTCCACCCCGTGCCCACGGCGACCTGTCGGCGTGGACGGAGCAGGGCGTGCTGCTCCTGAACCGCGTGCTCACTGTCAGGGCAGGCTCGGCGGGTTCCCACCGGGGCAAGGGCTGGGAAGAGATTACGACGGCGGCAGTCACCGCGCTCGCCAACCGCCGGGCCGCGGACGGGTCCAGGAAGCCCCTGGTGGCGGTGTTGTGGGGCAAGGAGGCCGAGGGCGTCAGGCCGCTCCTGGCCGGCGCCCCCGCCGTCAGCAGCCCCCACCCAAGCCCGCTGTCCGCCTCCCGCGGGTTCTTTGGCTCCCGGCCGTTCAGCCGCGTCAACCAACTGCTGTATGAACAAGGTGCGCCGGCCGTAACCTGGGAGCTCCCGCCGTCGCCCTAG
- a CDS encoding DUF3263 domain-containing protein encodes MAEPAREDLPEQDPRKSLLADFTLRESSLSEREQQMLALERQWWKYAGAKEQAIRDLFDLSATHYYQLLNALIDREDALAHDPMLVKRLRRLRTSRHRARTARRLGSEA; translated from the coding sequence GTGGCGGAACCCGCCCGGGAAGACCTGCCGGAGCAGGATCCACGGAAGTCCCTCCTGGCGGATTTCACCCTCCGTGAGTCCTCCCTCTCCGAGCGGGAACAGCAGATGCTGGCCCTGGAACGGCAGTGGTGGAAGTACGCGGGGGCCAAGGAACAGGCCATCCGCGATCTGTTCGACCTCTCCGCGACGCATTACTACCAGCTCCTCAACGCTCTGATCGACCGGGAGGATGCCCTGGCCCACGATCCCATGCTGGTGAAGAGATTGCGTAGACTACGTACGTCGCGCCACCGCGCGCGCACTGCCCGGCGCCTGGGATCAGAGGCTTAA
- a CDS encoding LytR C-terminal domain-containing protein yields the protein MTRYARDEFDKVPEAASRQGVHRTASAPSRVRLWPILAVGMAALAIGLVSFLILPKLGLNATVSQASANVESAPLAGTGTTPSATQASAPPAAPAASASSVPTPSNEPEPQASPSAAPQAVVDRTQAVAVYNAAGTAGLASRVGGTVQADGWRLGQVGNWSGAPQKSSVIFYSGPQQLASAQALAELLNIPTVVSSTEFQGPLVVVLGPGYQ from the coding sequence ATGACCAGATACGCCCGCGATGAATTCGACAAGGTCCCGGAGGCCGCGTCGCGACAAGGTGTCCACCGGACGGCCTCGGCCCCGTCCCGGGTGCGCCTCTGGCCCATCCTGGCGGTGGGAATGGCGGCCCTGGCCATTGGGCTGGTGTCCTTCCTGATCCTTCCCAAACTAGGGCTCAATGCCACGGTGAGCCAGGCATCGGCAAACGTGGAGTCAGCTCCCCTGGCCGGCACCGGAACCACGCCCTCGGCCACCCAGGCATCCGCTCCTCCTGCTGCGCCGGCGGCGTCTGCTTCGTCCGTGCCAACCCCGAGCAATGAACCCGAGCCCCAGGCGAGCCCTTCTGCCGCCCCGCAGGCCGTCGTCGACAGGACCCAGGCAGTTGCCGTCTACAACGCCGCAGGCACGGCGGGCCTGGCCAGCCGGGTCGGCGGAACAGTCCAGGCTGACGGGTGGCGCCTGGGCCAGGTGGGGAACTGGTCCGGCGCCCCACAGAAATCCTCCGTGATCTTCTACTCCGGCCCCCAGCAGCTGGCCAGCGCGCAGGCGCTTGCTGAGCTGCTCAATATCCCCACCGTGGTGAGCAGCACCGAATTCCAGGGGCCGCTGGTGGTAGTGCTGGGCCCCGGATACCAGTAG
- a CDS encoding cold-shock protein produces MALGTVKWFNAEKGYGFITVDGSGDDVFVHWSAIQGEGYRALDEGQRVQLDLGEGEKGPQAENVRPAQ; encoded by the coding sequence ATGGCACTGGGAACCGTCAAGTGGTTCAACGCTGAGAAGGGCTATGGCTTCATCACCGTTGACGGCTCCGGTGACGACGTCTTTGTCCACTGGTCCGCGATCCAGGGGGAGGGCTACCGCGCCCTCGATGAGGGGCAGCGGGTGCAGCTGGACCTCGGCGAGGGCGAAAAGGGCCCCCAGGCGGAAAACGTCCGGCCCGCCCAGTGA
- a CDS encoding ABC transporter substrate-binding protein, whose translation MTPLYRSTVRVRPALAVSLGAVLAVTACSGAGGNARVDTAEASGDGVLRVGLILDNTGNNAFLNAPQMAAAKLAIQEINAAGGHKGRPVELLPAHPDREAAGQADDLAAAKADVVIGPTDSSHATAAVDVLSRARIPLISPANTAAALSGIASGGYYFRTAAADVAQGPVLAKLARDGGAATISVLHQEGAYGKDLSAAVTEAAQQSGLTVLPGAGFKPGDAAQAARSTAKANPDAVVLIAREGAQAALAELNNSGLKGSRIILSDGGFARYGSGLASRVLDGARAVVPGQLPTAAFQGRLLGVDPSLKDVSYAAETYDAVTLAALAAARAQDDAGRSIAANLIPVSGGTAPAGSGSAGASPPAPCLTYKECLGGLAASKDINYDGESGPVAFDSNGDITSAVFSVYKYGPDNNPSPTGRETAGRAS comes from the coding sequence GTGACGCCGTTGTACCGTTCCACTGTCCGCGTCCGCCCGGCGCTGGCCGTTTCCCTGGGAGCCGTCCTGGCGGTCACGGCATGTTCGGGGGCCGGCGGCAACGCCAGGGTGGACACAGCGGAAGCCTCCGGAGACGGTGTGCTCCGGGTGGGCCTGATCCTGGACAACACCGGCAACAACGCCTTCCTTAATGCTCCCCAGATGGCCGCCGCCAAGCTGGCCATCCAGGAGATCAACGCCGCCGGCGGACACAAAGGACGGCCGGTGGAGCTGCTCCCGGCGCATCCGGACCGGGAAGCCGCAGGGCAGGCGGATGACCTGGCGGCCGCCAAAGCGGATGTGGTCATTGGACCGACGGATTCCAGCCACGCGACCGCCGCTGTGGACGTCCTGTCCCGCGCGCGCATACCCCTCATCTCGCCGGCCAACACCGCTGCCGCCCTCTCCGGAATCGCCAGCGGAGGCTACTACTTCCGCACTGCTGCGGCCGACGTCGCACAAGGGCCCGTGCTCGCCAAACTTGCCAGGGACGGCGGGGCGGCCACCATCAGCGTGCTGCACCAGGAAGGCGCCTACGGCAAGGACCTCTCGGCTGCCGTCACGGAGGCTGCCCAACAATCGGGCCTCACGGTCCTGCCCGGGGCGGGCTTCAAGCCAGGCGACGCCGCCCAGGCCGCACGCTCCACCGCCAAGGCCAACCCGGACGCCGTCGTCCTCATTGCCCGGGAAGGTGCGCAGGCGGCCTTGGCCGAGCTGAATAATTCCGGCCTCAAGGGTTCGAGAATCATCCTCAGCGACGGCGGCTTCGCCCGCTACGGATCCGGGCTCGCCTCCCGGGTCCTGGACGGAGCCCGCGCCGTCGTCCCCGGCCAGCTGCCCACTGCCGCCTTTCAGGGAAGACTCCTGGGCGTGGATCCTTCCCTGAAGGACGTTTCCTATGCTGCTGAAACCTACGACGCCGTAACGCTCGCGGCCCTGGCTGCTGCCAGGGCCCAGGACGACGCGGGGCGCTCGATCGCCGCCAACCTGATCCCGGTATCGGGAGGAACTGCACCTGCGGGCAGTGGCAGTGCAGGTGCATCGCCGCCGGCCCCATGCCTGACATACAAGGAGTGCCTGGGCGGGCTGGCTGCCAGCAAGGACATCAATTACGACGGCGAATCGGGGCCAGTTGCCTTCGATTCCAACGGGGATATCACCAGCGCCGTTTTCTCCGTCTATAAATACGGCCCGGACAACAACCCCAGCCCCACAGGCCGGGAGACGGCCGGACGCGCCAGCTGA